The DNA window AAGCTTCACTTACTTTACCCTTCCCACAAAGCCATGATAAGATATTATTATATGAGAAAACATTAGCAACACCACACTCAACAACCTCATCAAACAAGTTAGACGCATTTCCAAATGACCGATATTTCAAAAATCCTCATAGCAAATGATTTACAATGAAGACATCAGGAAAAATATCCATGTCTTTCATTTGCGTGTAAAGCTCATAAGCCTTTTCCATGTTCCCATTCTTACAGCAGTATTCTATAAGAATTGCATACGTAACCCTGTTTGGAGTAAGTCCATCCTCTATAATCATAATGAACAAACCCAAAGCACTCTCCAAATTCCCTTGCACACAATAACCCTTCATCAAGCTTGTAGCAGCAACCAAATTAACTGGGTACCCACAACTTACCATACCATCCTTAATCCTTATGGCTTCAACCATATTCCTCTGCTTCACACAAGCCGTGATGACACTGCTAAACGTGACCACGGAAGGAACCCACCCCATTTCTCTCATTTCATCCAACAACTCCAAAGCCAAACACGAATTGGGTTTCTTACAAAAAGCTTCAATAGCAACACTATAGGATGCTGCGTCAAGTTCTACCTCTCTTGCCCTCGCCTCTCGAAAGTACTCCTCTGCGTCATCCGGCTTCCCCTGCTTCAAACAACCACGCATCATCACGTGTAGAGTGACACGATCACCTCCAATTCCTCTCAAAGCCATTTTATCATACACCTCTCGTGCTTCCCCCATCATATTTCTCCTAACCAATTCTGTTAAAAGAATATTTACATACGTAACACAAGGACACATCTCAAGCTCCAGAGTTCTACTAAAGCAATCAATGGCACATTCGATTCGATTGGCTCTAACATAATTGTTCAATAAATAGCCAAAAACCTGAGATTCTAGTTCAAAATCAAACCGTTTGGCGCAGTCCACCAAGTGATGGACAAAGACGCCCGAATTGCCGGAAACGTACTGGTTAAGCAACATCTTAGCACGCCTGTGAGTCTTCGGATTGCCCATCAAAATGTGAAGCAACACACAAACGGCATCGACACCTCTGACAAAACCTCGCTCCCTCTCACCCCATTTGAAGTAATTTACTGCCGAATTGGGCTTGCTTTTGTGGCTAAGAAGAGTGCTGATCACACTGGTTTGTGTTAATTCCGAGTCTTCAGAAACTGGGGCGGCGAACTCGCCCTGATTGGGGTCTGATGCAACTGGGTTTTCCTGAAATTCGATTTCTCATGTGGGTTTCTCGGGAAAATcagattttgatgtgattttctCGTAAAAATCTGTGCTTGGATTGGAATTCCCGGAAAATGGCGGCGATTCTGAATGGGGTGTTGGAGAGGAATTTAGGGTTTAAGAAAGGAAGACGACGTAGTACAGGGAGTGGCGAGGAGTGGAGGGACTTCATTGTTTGGGGTCCTTTGCTGCAgaagaagaaattgaagaaacccTGATGGAGATCAAAGGCTTCGGCTTGGTGGCATAGTGATGAAGCGAGGAAGGGGATGACAACAGAGGCTGCGGCGCGAGCTTTGGCCATTTACGGTTTTACCCCCTTGAGATAAAATTCAAATCCCCAAATACATATTAAGgatattaattgtttgatagGCAAATCAGAAAATGGCGCTTAACAAAAAATTACCACATAATTATTTATTCATACATAAGTGAAATGTTAACTTCGATTTTCGTAGATGGTGAGTTTTATACCATCTAATTCTagtgtgtcacagcccgtcccagaatTACTTAataccgaggacgtgaaattacagaaacgcccttaaacgggattaaggtgcgtaattttgacatttgttttactttaagatcctaaactagggttagaatTATATATTTGTATGTGTTAATATTATATGGGTTAAGGTAGGGCCTTATACCCTAAATCCCTCCCCAAAATCCGTTTTgttgtctctctctcatctccctagtcactctctctctcttattcttcAGAAaacactctctcactctctctcttactctcattctctctcaaactctcggaCAAACACCCAAGACCTTGAAAACTTCACAAGTTAAGGTTGAGGAAGGTAGCATCGTGTTCGTAAGGACCATACGAACACATTGATATTGTTTTCAGGTAAGATTTCCCACGATTCCATGTAGAAAACTTAAGCTCCGAGATTGCTACTGTTCATGAACTtaaatttggttgtgttttaggttaaacaaagatcaccacgagtcttaggaagtcccaaggaggctcggagtgcctcgtttgaacaaaatggacgtcgggatcgtcgggttcgagtttggccgaaattgaggaattttggaaggtatgatctcgtagtttttaggccttaaaacccttccaacgtgatagtacatgttaaatgcttcattttggtgtaaaattcgaagaaattggacgaaaaacgaaggagaatagtggatttgaaaattttccagaaaccggcgaccggcgactcgccggagaagacagggaatcttccgtcaagtttgacggaatattccgacgccgttagttaactttaacggaaaccgttagtttttaacggaatattccgggaatattcctaacgccgttcactgtaccgtcagtgtgcctggcacgtggctgcgcgtgggccgcgcgtaggtccgtgccacgtcaggcgcgtgggggcgcgtggagcatccaaaaattattttaaaaatatggggatgatcctgaggttgtgtaggtcactgtggtatattcatatacccaatttgagcatcgtatgaagaaTTTATTACCTAGTTGGTTTAGGTGCGTTTAATGtgcgttaaatgattgttttaagttatttcacttctaggtggaacttttaacgaggacgagcacatccaggggcgtcaagggggttacgacccggcgacataccagtgagtgggcattgctttctatatatatacctatatactcgatttccccagaaatcaaatttaaatgaaaaatatattgaaatgaaatgaaatatgatgtgattgccatgcatagaatgttatggatattatgaactgtcgtatgatgcatatatgtatgatggtgctgtggacgcacaggtaagtatttaattactgttatgttgaggatgatgatatattgagctcatatcctgcaccatggtttagtgcttatagtattcaccgcatcgcacgctcgccttggatccaagtagatgctggtcgtacagtccacgcggagtgggtacgacgggccagtcgtagaatgttagtgagattatgactggtgggtgaccttaggttattgtatacagatgattgatgagagaagcacttgagcgaatattaccatgagtcgttcagactgcattaggtggttccgacttatgtgcagaaggccggacaggtcacgcggagtgactccggcagagagtgagattgatagatgttgagctctaggttcaatcgttcaggactattagagggcctccgattgattatttcttttacctgatttatattatgtcaatgcattcatactaaacTGCTGAATTTGGCATGGTACATTCTTTATTGAATCTGCTATAAGATTGTTGATCGAGacagttgagatatatatgctatatactatttttctgggaaagtatacaggttttccaaaaaggggttataaatgtggatttatgaaatgttttggaaaagctttatttttcgcccactcacgttttctgtttttcgcccctccaggttctagttgatagttgaggcgttggtggcctacgaggactgcttcggcgttctgacagactaaataaatgtaggattcacccgagggtgttgtaaaatagttatggtcctacttgactgcacctagacgcttatgctctgtttatgtgtgtttagtacactcttatgcacatagaatgctaggttgtaaataactgcaattagtggttttcgttgactcgtattttattattaaatcgtttccgcttgcgttatggttacgtcacactcacgtgacggccagcacgttctagtcttcgggttagggtgtgtcagtttggtatcagagcataggttgcagtcctgtataactAGTGATTTTACTTATTAATTTTTggatgttttctgtcagaattatgccgcctcgtagagatccTCGCCGTGCTGCTGAGCCTAATTTCCCCGATATAACTCAGCTAGGGGCATCAATGGCTCAAGCTTTTCAGGCTAATATCCGTCCTCCTCAGAGAACACCTGTAGAGACGATGTATAATCTGAAATTGGAAACCTTTGAGGGAAATGAAGGTTATGAAGGGGCAGAAAAGTGGTTGGATCGGATTGAGCAGACCTTTCAAGTGATGCAAAGTCAAGGAAACCTGCCAGCTAATAGATGGGTGGAGACCACCACCTGGTTTTTGGGCCGTGAGCCAGCGGCGTGGTGGATAAATCAGTCGAGGCACATGGCACCTGAAAGGACAGCCGAATGGGAGGTatttaaggaaaattttatgaagagatttgtTCCTCCGGAATATATAGATCGCAAGAAACAGGAATTCACCAGTCTGAAGCAGAGAAATATGTCCGCACATGAGTACTACAGGAAGTTTACTGATTTATCCCGTTATGATTCTGATTTAGCGGGTAATCAAGCAGAAATGCTTCGTCGTTTCAAGTTAGGATCTAAGAAGAAGTACAGAACGTTTGCCAATGCACTTCCCTGTGCCGATTATCATGAGTATTTTGAGATTCTGGTCCGGATGGAAGACTCTGATAATCTTCCGGACAGTGAGGATGAAGAGGATAAGGGTAATGgtcagaagaaaaatgagaaaggtAAAGGTGTTTCCATTCCAGGACCTCGTCAGATGCAGAATTTTAAGAAGAGTGGAATGAGTTCTAGTTCTTCCAGTGGTGGATTTAGTGCCACAGGTCCGAGGAGAGGAGGTGGTAGGTTTGGTAATGGACCTAGATTTTCTGGTCAGAGAGGCTTTGGTGGTACTGGTAGTTCGGGTTCTCCGTTATGTCGCCGTTGTAATTTCCGACATTATGGGGAATGTAGGAGAATCAGTGGTGCATGCTTTACATGTGGTCAGACAGGACATAGAGCTATGAATTGTCCCcagaatcagcagaggccccaGCAGCCTGTTAGGCCAACACCAGCACCGACTCAACAGAACTTTAATTCAGGCAGTTATGGCCAGGttggtcgtggtggtgcttatcaTTATCAGGGTGATGCTACTCCATATGCTCCAGGACAGTATCACTATTCCCAGGATCCTTATTCTCAGAGTGGATATTCTCAGGATCAGGGAGGTTATACTTCATATCCGTCTATGCCAGCTAGcggatctcagtggtatcagGGGGGTCAGCCCCAACAGAGCGGAGTTGCTGCTAGCAGTGCAGGGTCGTTTAGGCCGCCTGCCCAGACAGGTCAAGGAAGTATTCATCAGGGACGAGGTAATCAGAGTGGCAGATGTCGTGGAGGACGACAGCCAGCTCAGGGACGTGTTAACCACATATcgctgcaagatgctcagaaccatccagacttgattatgggtacgttgaatgttcttggtcattttgctagagtcttgattgattgtggtgctacacactctgtgatttctcatacatttgctcaaatgacacaacctcatccttcacctctagggtttgatttagagtttgctatgcctagaggggataaatgttatgttgatagttttTACtctgggtgtccagtgatggtagataaTGTCATTATGCCtgctaatcttatcccgttagacatcgtggattttgatgtgattttaggggcggattggttgcattataatcgcgcccatatagattgttacgggaaatcagttacttttcttCGTCCTGGACTACCTGAGGTTACATTTGTGGGTGAAAGAaatggggtgaggcatggtgttatttcagCCATAAGGGCAAAGAAGTTGTTATCcaagggttgtcagggatacttggcacatgtggtgttaaatgatgttgatTCCGGTAGTGTGGAGGAAGTCGGAGTAGTCAGacactatcctgatgtatttccaGATGATTTACCTGGGTTGCCTCCAGATAGAGATGTGGAATTTTCGATTGATTTACTTCCAGGTACGAACCCTATCtctttgactccttatagaatggcaccATCGGAATTaagagagttgaaaattcaattgcaagagttaattgataaaggtttcattcagccTAGTTCTTCACCGTGGGGAGCTCCGGtgttgtttgtaagaaagaaagatggaactttgagattgtgcattgattacaggcaattgaatcgggtgacgattaaaaaccgttatcccttgcctcgtatagatgatttgtttgatcagctcaaaggtgcctgtgtgttttctaagatcGATTTGAGGTCTGGGTATTATCAattaaagattaaagatgaggatgttcataaaacagctttcaggactcgttatgggcattatgagtttttggtgatgccatttggattaacGAACGctcctgcagctttcatgagattgatgaatgaagtattccaggaatatcttgacaagtttgttattgtttttattgatgacatccTGGTATATTCTAAGTCGAAATCAGaccatattcgacatcttaacttggtgttaaggaaattgagggaacaccgATTATATGCCAAATTTAGTAAATGTGAATTTTGGctggatcaagtggcatttttgggacatgtggtATCAGCTCAGGGAATTCAAgtggatcctcaaaagatagcagcagtggaaaattgggaacaacctcgaacggtcactgaggtgcggagttttcttggtttggcaggttattatagacggtttgttcaagacttttctatgattgccttgccattaacgaagttaaccaggaaggatgttaagtttgaatgggatgaaagttgtgagcaaagtttccagcagttgaagtattgcCTTACTCATGCACCTGTGTTAGTACTTCCTGATGATGATGGTAACTTCGAGatctatagtgatgcttctttgaatggtttgggttgtgttttgatgcagcatagtagagtgattgcctatgcttctaggCAGTTGAAGACTCATGAAAGAAACTATCCgactcacgatcttgagttagcagctattgtgtttgctttgaagatctggagacattatctctatggcgagaaatgtaagatctttacaGATCATAAAAGCCTTAAGTACCTTTTCACttagcatgatcttaatcttcgtcagagaAGATGGTTGGAATTgttaagtgattatgattgcacgattgagtaccatccgggtcgtgcaaatgtggtagctgatgctcTGAGTAGAAAACCTCAAGGGCGacttaatgctttgtatgcCAGTCGTGTTTCTCTTCTTGCAGAGTTGAGATCTACTGGAGTAGAGTTAGAATTGGAAGAGCAaagtgaagcttttcttgccaattttcaagtcaagccaattttaattgatcgggTGCTTACAGCTCAAtcgttggatgaagaaattcaagaattgaTCAGTTTAAGAAAGGAAAGCTAAGCCCCAGGTACAttggaccttatgagatcactgagaggattggtgaagttgcttacaggttggagctacctccagagttgtctaaggtacataatgtgttccatgtctcgatgcttcgacattatgtttcagatccttcacatgtgattcctcctcaaccattggaaattaatccggacTTGACGtacgatgaggaaccagtgactatactggattggaaagataaaactt is part of the Malus domestica chromosome 12, GDT2T_hap1 genome and encodes:
- the LOC139189888 gene encoding pentatricopeptide repeat-containing protein At2g39230, mitochondrial-like → MAKARAAASVVIPFLASSLCHQAEAFDLHQGFFNFFFCSKGPQTMKSLHSSPLPENPVASDPNQGEFAAPVSEDSELTQTSVISTLLSHKSKPNSAVNYFKWGERERGFVRGVDAVCVLLHILMGNPKTHRRAKMLLNQYVSGNSGVFVHHLVDCAKRFDFELESQVFGYLLNNYVRANRIECAIDCFSRTLELEMCPCVTYVNILLTELVRRNMMGEAREVYDKMALRGIGGDRVTLHVMMRGCLKQGKPDDAEEYFREARAREVELDAASYSVAIEAFCKKPNSCLALELLDEMREMGWVPSVVTFSSVITACVKQRNMVEAIRIKDGMVSCGYPVNLVAATSLMKGYCVQGNLESALGLFIMIIEDGLTPNRVTYAILIEYCCKNGNMEKAYELYTQMKDMDIFPDVFINGDVEHVFDDMVAAKISPTGFTVGIVIDGLCKAGRTSEASDMLKKIVARGFIPGCVSYNSIINGYTKEGDINSALAVYREMCEGGVSPNVVTYTSIINGFCISNQIDMALKMWNEMENKGIELELLHIVL
- the LOC139189889 gene encoding uncharacterized protein, which translates into the protein MPPRRDPRRAAEPNFPDITQLGASMAQAFQANIRPPQRTPVETMYNLKLETFEGNEGYEGAEKWLDRIEQTFQVMQSQGNLPANRWVETTTWFLGREPAAWWINQSRHMAPERTAEWEVFKENFMKRFVPPEYIDRKKQEFTSLKQRNMSAHEYYRKFTDLSRYDSDLAGNQAEMLRRFKLGSKKKYRTFANALPCADYHEYFEILVRMEDSDNLPDSEDEEDKGNGQKKNEKGKGVSIPGPRQMQNFKKSGMSSSSSSGGFSATGPRRGGGRFGNGPRFSGQRGFGGTGSSGSPLCRRCNFRHYGECRRISGACFTCGQTGHRAMNCPQNQQRPQQPVRPTPAPTQQNFNSGSYGQVGRGGAYHYQGDATPYAPGQYHYSQDPYSQSGYSQDQGGYTSYPSMPASGSQWYQGGQPQQSGVAASSAGSFRPPAQTGQGSIHQGRGNQSGRCRGGRQPAQGRVNHISLQDAQNHPDLIMVMVDNVIMPANLIPLDIVDFDVILGADWLHYNRAHIDCYGKSVTFLRPGLPEVTFVGERNGVRHGVISAIRAKKLLSKGCQGYLAHVVLNDVDSGSVEEVGVVRHYPDVFPDDLPGLPPDRDVEFSIDLLPGTNPISLTPYRMAPSELRELKIQLQELIDKGFIQPSSSPWGAPVLFVRKKDGTLRLCIDYRQLNRVTIKNRYPLPRIDDLFDQLKGACVFSKIDLRSGYYQLKIKDEDVHKTAFRTRYGHYEFLVMPFGLTNAPAAFMRLMNEVFQEYLDKFVIVFIDDILVYSKSKSDHIRHLNLVLRKLREHRLYAKFSKCEFWLDQVAFLGHVVSAQGIQVDPQKIAAVENWEQPRTVTELTRKDVKFEWDESCEQSFQQLKYCLTHAPVLVLPDDDGNFEIYSDASLNGLGCVLMQHSRVIAYASRQLKTHERNYPTHDLELAAIRRWLELLSDYDCTIEYHPGRANVVADALSRKPQGRLNALYASRVSLLAELRSTGVELELEEQSEAFLANFQVKPILIDRVLTAQSLDEEIQELINPSHVIPPQPLEINPDLTYDEEPVTILDWKDKTLRNKTVNLVKVLWRNHSAEEATWETEERMRDMYPRLFYEY